The following are encoded in a window of Caldicellulosiruptor danielii genomic DNA:
- the thiF gene encoding sulfur carrier protein ThiS adenylyltransferase ThiF, whose amino-acid sequence MSLFDLMLKNYFDEKMLEKLSKVKILVIGCGGLGSNIAVMLVRSGVKNLTIVDFDKVDISNLNRQNYFFYQTGQEKVSALKDILEKINPYVAVKALNMKIDESNIDDLILQHDIIVEAVDGEQTKMLIFKKAIDHGKKVVLASGVAGFGDCENIKIKRGKNFSVVGDFVTSIKEKKPLAPKVMAVAAMQADEVLRMVSELE is encoded by the coding sequence ATGAGCTTATTTGACCTGATGCTGAAAAACTACTTTGATGAAAAGATGCTTGAAAAACTCTCAAAAGTGAAGATTCTTGTCATTGGCTGTGGCGGGCTTGGTTCTAACATTGCAGTTATGCTTGTAAGAAGTGGCGTTAAAAACCTCACAATAGTTGACTTTGACAAGGTAGACATCTCAAACCTCAACAGACAAAACTACTTCTTCTACCAGACAGGGCAAGAAAAAGTGTCAGCGCTCAAAGACATTCTTGAAAAGATAAACCCGTATGTGGCTGTGAAGGCTTTGAATATGAAAATTGATGAGTCAAACATAGACGATTTGATTTTGCAGCATGACATAATTGTTGAGGCGGTTGACGGCGAGCAGACAAAAATGCTCATCTTCAAAAAAGCCATTGATCATGGCAAGAAAGTTGTTTTAGCATCTGGCGTTGCAGGGTTTGGCGATTGTGAGAATATCAAAATCAAGCGTGGCAAGAACTTTTCAGTTGTGGGCGATTTTGTAACATCAATCAAAGAGAAAAAACCTCTTGCACCAAAGGTAATGGCAGTTGCTGCTATGCAGGCTGATGAGGTTTTGAGGATGGTGAGTGAACTTGAATAA